Proteins found in one Sporosarcina sp. FSL K6-3457 genomic segment:
- a CDS encoding DivIVA domain-containing protein, whose amino-acid sequence MALSPIDIHNKEFTSKFRGYDEDEVNEFLEQIMKDFENILEENKTLKNNLKQSNEQISHFNSIEQTLQKSILVAQEAAEDVRRNSMKESKLIVKEAEKNADRIVNEALSRARKISVEIEDLKKQSKVFRTRFKMLIEAQLDLIQADDWDHLLEYEINTEQLEMAADNE is encoded by the coding sequence ATGGCTCTGTCACCAATTGATATACATAATAAGGAATTCACAAGTAAGTTCCGAGGTTATGATGAAGATGAAGTCAATGAATTTTTAGAGCAAATCATGAAGGACTTTGAAAATATTCTTGAAGAAAATAAAACATTAAAAAATAATTTAAAACAATCGAATGAGCAAATTTCCCATTTCAATTCGATTGAACAGACATTGCAAAAGTCGATTCTAGTTGCACAGGAAGCTGCGGAGGATGTCCGTCGCAATTCCATGAAAGAATCCAAGCTGATTGTCAAAGAAGCGGAAAAAAATGCAGATCGAATTGTTAATGAGGCCCTTTCTCGTGCGCGTAAGATTTCGGTGGAAATCGAAGATCTGAAGAAGCAGTCGAAAGTGTTCCGTACTCGCTTTAAAATGCTAATTGAAGCACAGCTGGATTTGATTCAAGCGGATGACTGGGACCATTTATTGGAGTATGAAATTAATACAGAACAGTTAGAAATGGCAGCGGATAACGAGTAA
- the ileS gene encoding isoleucine--tRNA ligase produces MEYKDTLLMPKTDFPMRGGLPTNEPKMQEKWEQMDIYKLVQERTAGRPFFILHDGPPYANGDLHMGHALNKVLKDMIIRHKSMTGFHAPYVPGWDTHGLPIEQALVNKGVKRKEHSLAEFRKMCEDYAYSQIDSQRSQFKRIGVRGDWDNPYITLKPAFEARQIKVFGDMAKKGYIYKGLKPVYWSPSSESALAEAEIEYQDKKSASIYVGFPVKDGLGVIDADVQFLIWTTTPWTIPANLGISVHPEFTYVIVKVGEEKFLIAKDLLTFVATEIGWEDYVVERELQGSELDRVVAKHPLYDRDSLVMLGEHVTAEAGTGCVHTAPGHGEDDFYVSKAYGIDALSPIDDRGVMTDEAPGFAGLFYEDANKAVTEALEKVGALKKLSFITHSYPHDWRTKKPVIYRATAQWFASIESFRTELLDAINNTKFTPSWGETRLYNMVRDRGDWCISRQRVWGVPIPVFYAENGEPIITDETIDNVAQLFREHGSNVWFEREAKDLLPAGFTHEGSPNGEFTKETDIMDVWFDSGTTHQGVLVERDDLVYPADLYLEGSDQYRGWFNSSLTTSVAINGHAPYKGLLSHGFTLDKDGRKMSKSIGNVIIPAKVMNQLGADILRLWVSSVDYTADVRVSDSNFKQVSEVYRKIRNTLRFLHGNTSDFNPATDAVAFADMRPVDQFVYVKLQDLIKEVRVAYDNYEFATVYHAVNNFCTGELSSFYLDIAKDVVYIEGVDHPHRRAMQTVMYDTLMALLKLLTPIVPHTTDEMWGYIEHKDEVSIQLTDMPEALDLGEQAQALRERFATLMLVRDDVLKALEEARNSKVIGKSLEAKVTVAVPESLQGIFAAEDIDFAQFFIVSQFAEGDVANMPEGTLKLDTVSVLVEPADGEKCERCWTISETVGQDDTHATLCVRCADVVKKHYA; encoded by the coding sequence ATGGAATACAAAGATACATTACTAATGCCGAAAACAGATTTCCCAATGCGCGGAGGTTTACCAACGAACGAGCCGAAAATGCAAGAAAAATGGGAACAGATGGACATTTATAAATTAGTGCAAGAACGGACAGCGGGTCGCCCGTTCTTCATCCTACATGATGGACCTCCGTATGCGAATGGTGATCTTCATATGGGTCACGCTCTTAACAAAGTGCTAAAAGATATGATTATCCGCCATAAATCAATGACAGGTTTCCATGCACCATACGTTCCAGGTTGGGATACACACGGATTGCCAATTGAGCAGGCGCTTGTCAACAAAGGTGTCAAACGTAAAGAACACTCATTGGCTGAGTTCCGTAAAATGTGTGAGGACTATGCGTATAGTCAAATCGACAGCCAGCGTTCACAATTTAAACGCATTGGTGTACGTGGTGATTGGGATAATCCTTATATTACGTTAAAACCTGCTTTTGAAGCGCGTCAAATTAAAGTATTTGGTGATATGGCGAAAAAAGGCTACATCTATAAAGGCTTGAAGCCTGTTTACTGGTCACCATCAAGTGAATCAGCGCTTGCAGAAGCAGAAATTGAGTACCAAGATAAAAAATCAGCATCTATTTATGTTGGTTTCCCTGTCAAAGACGGGTTAGGCGTTATTGATGCAGATGTTCAATTCCTAATCTGGACAACGACTCCATGGACAATTCCTGCCAACCTTGGGATTTCAGTTCACCCGGAATTCACATACGTTATTGTTAAAGTAGGAGAAGAAAAGTTCTTAATTGCTAAAGATTTGCTTACATTTGTAGCAACAGAAATCGGCTGGGAAGATTACGTTGTTGAACGTGAATTGCAAGGTTCTGAGCTAGATCGCGTTGTTGCAAAGCATCCATTGTATGACCGCGATTCACTTGTCATGCTAGGCGAACACGTTACAGCTGAGGCGGGTACTGGATGTGTCCATACGGCACCTGGTCACGGGGAAGATGACTTTTATGTATCGAAAGCTTACGGCATTGATGCATTATCGCCAATCGATGATCGTGGTGTCATGACTGACGAGGCACCTGGCTTTGCAGGACTGTTTTATGAAGATGCCAATAAAGCCGTGACAGAAGCGCTTGAAAAAGTAGGCGCACTGAAGAAATTATCATTCATCACACACTCGTATCCACATGATTGGCGTACGAAAAAACCAGTGATTTATCGTGCAACTGCACAATGGTTTGCTTCTATCGAATCATTCCGTACAGAGTTGCTAGATGCCATCAACAATACAAAATTCACGCCATCATGGGGTGAAACGCGTCTGTATAATATGGTTCGTGACCGTGGCGACTGGTGTATTTCACGTCAACGCGTCTGGGGTGTTCCAATTCCTGTGTTCTACGCAGAAAATGGCGAGCCAATCATTACAGATGAAACGATTGATAATGTTGCACAATTATTCCGCGAGCACGGTTCAAATGTTTGGTTTGAACGTGAAGCGAAGGATCTTCTGCCAGCAGGCTTTACGCATGAAGGAAGTCCGAATGGGGAATTTACAAAAGAAACGGATATTATGGACGTTTGGTTTGACTCAGGTACAACGCATCAAGGTGTACTCGTCGAAAGAGATGACCTTGTGTACCCAGCTGATTTGTATTTAGAAGGATCTGACCAATATCGCGGCTGGTTCAACTCATCTTTAACGACAAGTGTTGCAATTAATGGTCACGCACCTTACAAAGGTTTGCTAAGCCATGGGTTCACGCTCGATAAAGATGGACGTAAAATGAGTAAATCAATCGGGAACGTAATCATTCCGGCAAAAGTGATGAACCAGCTTGGCGCAGACATTCTTCGTCTCTGGGTTTCTTCTGTTGATTACACAGCGGATGTGCGGGTTTCGGATTCAAACTTCAAGCAAGTATCTGAAGTGTACCGTAAAATCCGTAACACACTGCGCTTCTTGCACGGGAATACATCAGACTTCAATCCTGCGACAGATGCAGTCGCATTCGCAGATATGCGTCCGGTAGATCAATTTGTTTATGTGAAATTACAGGATTTGATCAAAGAAGTACGCGTGGCATATGACAATTATGAATTCGCAACGGTTTACCATGCAGTGAACAACTTCTGTACAGGTGAATTGAGCTCGTTCTACTTGGATATTGCGAAGGATGTTGTCTATATCGAGGGTGTTGACCATCCACATCGTCGTGCGATGCAAACGGTTATGTATGATACATTGATGGCATTGTTAAAATTGTTGACACCAATTGTGCCGCATACAACAGATGAGATGTGGGGCTATATTGAGCATAAGGATGAAGTGAGTATTCAGCTGACTGATATGCCGGAAGCGCTGGATCTTGGGGAGCAAGCGCAAGCACTGCGTGAACGTTTTGCAACACTAATGCTTGTCCGCGATGATGTGTTGAAAGCACTTGAGGAGGCACGTAATAGCAAGGTCATCGGTAAATCACTGGAAGCAAAAGTGACAGTTGCAGTTCCTGAGAGCCTACAAGGTATCTTTGCGGCAGAGGATATTGACTTTGCTCAATTCTTCATCGTATCGCAATTTGCGGAAGGCGATGTTGCCAACATGCCTGAAGGAACATTGAAGCTAGATACAGTCAGCGTCCTTGTTGAACCAGCAGACGGTGAAAAATGTGAGCGTTGCTGGACAATTTCCGAAACGGTTGGTCAAGACGACACGCATGCAACACTATGTGTACGTTGTGCAGACGTTGTGAAAAAGCACTACGC